The Zobellia alginiliquefaciens genome contains a region encoding:
- a CDS encoding SOS response-associated peptidase family protein, which translates to MFNKLSIRAERRQIEETFGALFQFPDIYRPRKIINGLEESTVPIITSDKQETIATSIWGLLPKKFQGDWAVFQKHVNTLTIPAASLESQPWYAQTSETDRCLLLVTGFYTTFIADGELLFFHMTKESGEPFCLAGISNELEDGFLTSSLITAKANKTFEEINNTSNQMPILIPRHQQKDWLDHTIGIDGIETEEATYTLTAEPIGNDFFYDSDSDANFSVLEREDFLPLSLHDLLYNNSINLSN; encoded by the coding sequence ATGTTCAACAAATTATCCATTAGGGCAGAAAGAAGGCAGATTGAAGAAACGTTTGGCGCCCTTTTTCAATTTCCTGACATATATAGACCCAGAAAAATCATAAACGGACTTGAAGAAAGTACCGTACCCATTATAACCTCTGATAAACAAGAAACCATAGCCACCTCAATTTGGGGCCTTTTACCCAAAAAATTTCAAGGAGACTGGGCGGTGTTTCAAAAACATGTAAATACGCTTACCATTCCGGCCGCTTCATTAGAATCACAGCCATGGTATGCGCAAACCAGTGAAACAGACAGATGCCTACTCCTTGTTACCGGGTTTTACACCACATTCATTGCAGATGGTGAACTTCTCTTTTTTCACATGACCAAAGAATCTGGCGAGCCATTTTGCCTTGCCGGCATCAGCAATGAGCTTGAGGATGGTTTTTTGACCAGTTCACTAATTACGGCAAAAGCAAATAAGACTTTTGAAGAGATTAATAATACCAGTAATCAAATGCCAATTCTAATACCTAGGCATCAGCAAAAAGATTGGCTAGACCATACAATAGGTATAGATGGAATAGAAACGGAAGAGGCCACATATACTTTAACCGCAGAACCTATTGGAAATGATTTTTTTTATGACTCTGATTCCGATGCAAACTTCTCCGTTTTAGAGCGAGAGGATTTTCTACCCTTATCCTTGCATGATTTGCTTTACAATAATAGTATAAACCTTAGTAATTAA
- a CDS encoding AI-2E family transporter: protein MKTIHPKVIRQLFVLLLIVCIGGLIFKEMAPYFSGVLGAITLYVLLKKPMAKLVHKGWKPDLAAAFLMFASFIIILIPVSGAVLMLGNKVSQAVNNSEKVTKAVKSQLENVESYVGYDLSSSIDVSAVSGWFSTNLQGFAGSTFTSVIAIGIMYFFLYFMLTNRKEMRESLFEYIPISTDNLKTIGSKIRRMVRANALGIPLVAIAQGVVALIGFLIFGIENPFFWGVIVAIGSMIPFVGNMLGTLPVFIITLSAGDTFQAWGILLYGIVVVGSTDNLIRLYVLKKLDDVHPLITMIGVLIGIPLFGFIGLIFGPLFVSLFLIIVQIYKDEYGKENSDSM, encoded by the coding sequence ATGAAAACCATACACCCCAAAGTTATTCGCCAACTTTTTGTTTTATTGCTGATCGTCTGTATAGGCGGACTTATATTTAAAGAAATGGCTCCTTACTTTTCAGGTGTATTAGGAGCCATTACTTTGTACGTATTGTTGAAAAAACCAATGGCAAAATTGGTTCACAAAGGTTGGAAACCAGACCTGGCAGCAGCTTTTTTGATGTTCGCTTCTTTCATAATTATCTTAATTCCCGTTTCGGGAGCCGTCCTTATGCTGGGAAACAAGGTAAGTCAGGCAGTGAACAATTCCGAGAAAGTTACAAAAGCCGTAAAATCACAGCTGGAAAATGTAGAAAGTTATGTGGGTTATGACTTGTCCTCCTCCATAGATGTATCCGCAGTTTCAGGTTGGTTCTCCACCAATCTCCAAGGGTTTGCAGGAAGTACGTTTACTTCGGTAATCGCTATAGGTATCATGTACTTCTTTCTTTATTTTATGTTGACGAACCGCAAGGAAATGCGTGAGTCGCTTTTTGAGTATATCCCAATAAGCACGGATAATCTTAAAACTATAGGCAGCAAAATCAGAAGAATGGTACGTGCCAATGCACTAGGTATACCTTTGGTGGCGATAGCCCAAGGTGTTGTGGCGTTAATTGGTTTCCTCATCTTTGGAATTGAAAATCCCTTTTTCTGGGGCGTAATTGTCGCTATAGGTTCTATGATTCCCTTTGTTGGAAATATGTTGGGTACCCTGCCCGTATTTATAATAACGCTATCTGCAGGAGACACTTTTCAAGCATGGGGCATTCTCCTTTATGGCATTGTTGTAGTAGGCTCCACAGATAATCTAATTCGCCTTTATGTGCTTAAAAAATTAGATGATGTTCATCCGCTGATAACCATGATCGGTGTTCTTATAGGAATTCCGCTTTTCGGTTTTATAGGTCTTATTTTCGGTCCTTTGTTCGTGAGCTTATTTCTCATTATTGTACAGATTTACAAAGATGAATACGGTAAAGAAAATAGTGATTCCATGTAA
- a CDS encoding NADPH-dependent F420 reductase: protein MKIGIIGSGNIGGSLGTHWAKAGHQVLFSSRHPEELKSLANDAGNNAKAVGVDEAFETNADVYLLAIPFKSVNNLAEKYASQYSNKLIIDATNPYPERDGELAQQVREANYTASEYTAMKFSTAKTAKAFNTIKAEHLRDRAFRNSEKLTVPYAAQDIESRFITKKLIEDMGFDTLFIGNLTDTQIMDPDQAIYGKSLQHDELKEAVDSARMY from the coding sequence ATGAAAATAGGAATAATAGGAAGTGGAAATATTGGTGGCAGTTTAGGTACGCATTGGGCAAAAGCAGGCCATCAAGTACTCTTTAGCTCACGCCACCCAGAGGAACTGAAAAGCTTGGCAAATGATGCGGGCAACAATGCAAAAGCGGTAGGCGTAGATGAGGCTTTTGAAACTAATGCAGACGTTTATTTATTGGCTATACCGTTTAAATCAGTAAATAACCTTGCCGAAAAGTATGCGTCCCAATACAGCAACAAACTTATAATTGATGCTACAAACCCTTATCCCGAAAGAGATGGAGAGCTGGCTCAGCAAGTAAGAGAGGCAAATTACACGGCTTCTGAATATACTGCCATGAAATTCAGCACGGCAAAGACCGCCAAAGCTTTTAACACCATAAAGGCAGAACACTTGCGCGACAGGGCGTTCAGGAATTCTGAAAAGTTGACCGTACCCTATGCAGCGCAGGATATAGAAAGTAGATTTATTACTAAAAAACTAATTGAAGATATGGGTTTTGACACCCTCTTTATTGGTAATCTTACCGATACGCAAATCATGGACCCTGACCAAGCTATTTATGGTAAGTCCTTGCAGCATGATGAGTTGAAAGAAGCGGTTGATTCGGCAAGAATGTACTAA
- a CDS encoding DUF7218 family protein, which translates to MDIPSVKNEEQYEALRDKGYSKEKSARIANTPNSGKKGGRSKPYEEWTKEQLYEQAKSVGIDGRSTMDKAELIHALRNN; encoded by the coding sequence ATGGATATTCCAAGTGTAAAAAATGAGGAGCAGTATGAGGCCCTGAGAGACAAGGGGTACAGCAAAGAGAAATCGGCCCGGATTGCCAACACGCCAAATAGTGGTAAAAAGGGCGGAAGATCAAAGCCGTATGAAGAGTGGACGAAAGAACAACTTTACGAGCAAGCTAAAAGCGTTGGTATTGATGGTCGCTCAACGATGGATAAGGCCGAACTGATTCATGCCTTACGGAATAATTAA
- a CDS encoding ferritin-like domain-containing protein translates to MSTYTEEVQTKLNNILEKTYDAEKGFKKAADHAKSTDLKTFFSRKGEERYNFGHELKTEMVRFGQEIDKGGSATGAMHRSWMDVKAWFSADNDEAMLEEAITGEKAAIDEYKEVLNDTSLPSSTATLLTQQMNKISTDLSNIKNLESVL, encoded by the coding sequence ATGAGTACATATACAGAAGAAGTGCAGACAAAATTAAACAACATATTAGAGAAAACGTATGATGCTGAAAAAGGCTTTAAAAAAGCTGCAGACCATGCAAAAAGTACCGATTTAAAGACATTCTTTAGCCGTAAAGGAGAAGAGCGTTACAATTTTGGACATGAGTTGAAAACCGAGATGGTACGTTTTGGACAAGAAATAGATAAAGGTGGCAGCGCCACAGGGGCTATGCACCGCAGTTGGATGGATGTAAAAGCATGGTTTAGTGCAGATAATGACGAAGCTATGTTGGAAGAAGCCATCACCGGAGAAAAAGCGGCAATAGATGAATACAAAGAAGTATTGAACGATACGTCCTTACCATCATCTACCGCTACGCTACTCACCCAACAAATGAATAAAATCAGTACCGATCTATCCAATATTAAAAATTTGGAAAGCGTACTATAA
- a CDS encoding mechanosensitive ion channel family protein has product MESKFSIEDAISKLWSKLDGWLDAIILKLPNIVMAILIMVLFYFIARGVRKLLQKFLLNRISQQSIQDIIARFVFLAVVLIGFFVALGVLELDKVLTSILAGAGVVGLAIGLALQGTLSNTFGGLILSFMPKINIDDFIESDGVKGSVSEISLRNITVRQPDNNFVVIPNSKFIDGSFKNYSLTDRSRIAVNCGVGYESDLQAVEDLVVKIIGEKFPQNKNEKVEFFFTEFGDSSINFMVRFWIDMKGAIQEHAARHNAVKLIKSNFDAQDINIPFPIRTLDFAKNTLNMNTISSDKQS; this is encoded by the coding sequence ATGGAAAGTAAATTTTCAATAGAAGACGCAATAAGCAAATTATGGAGCAAATTAGACGGGTGGCTAGATGCCATTATCCTTAAGCTTCCCAATATAGTTATGGCCATTCTAATAATGGTCTTATTTTACTTTATCGCAAGAGGCGTTCGCAAGCTTTTACAGAAATTTCTTCTCAACCGTATCAGTCAACAATCCATACAGGATATTATTGCCAGATTTGTATTTCTTGCTGTTGTTTTAATCGGTTTTTTTGTGGCGCTAGGCGTGCTTGAACTTGATAAAGTACTTACCAGTATTCTTGCTGGCGCGGGAGTTGTAGGTCTTGCAATAGGACTTGCTTTGCAGGGAACATTGAGCAATACCTTTGGCGGACTTATTCTTTCTTTCATGCCAAAAATAAATATAGATGACTTTATAGAAAGTGACGGTGTTAAAGGTTCTGTCTCAGAAATTAGTCTTCGCAATATTACCGTTCGCCAACCGGACAATAATTTTGTAGTGATTCCCAATTCAAAATTTATTGATGGGTCCTTTAAAAACTATTCGTTAACAGACCGAAGTAGAATTGCAGTAAACTGCGGTGTGGGTTATGAAAGTGATCTACAGGCCGTAGAAGATTTAGTAGTTAAAATTATCGGCGAGAAATTTCCTCAGAATAAAAACGAAAAAGTAGAATTTTTCTTTACTGAGTTTGGCGATAGTTCCATCAACTTTATGGTTCGCTTTTGGATTGACATGAAAGGTGCCATACAAGAACATGCCGCAAGACATAATGCCGTTAAATTGATCAAATCTAATTTTGACGCTCAGGATATCAATATTCCATTCCCAATCCGTACTTTGGATTTTGCCAAGAACACTTTAAATATGAATACTATTTCAAGTGATAAACAGTCTTAA
- the hpf gene encoding ribosome hibernation-promoting factor, HPF/YfiA family, whose translation MQIIYQYHDVSASERLEAMAKEKLEKLANKFDFVHRADVFFKKENRSDDQEMFCDIRLSMPGPRIFASSNGESFEAAMSETVRDLQDQLKKVKEKMSAH comes from the coding sequence ATGCAAATCATATATCAATATCACGACGTATCCGCTAGCGAAAGGCTGGAAGCAATGGCAAAGGAAAAATTAGAAAAGCTGGCTAACAAATTCGATTTTGTTCACCGTGCCGATGTATTCTTTAAAAAAGAAAACCGAAGTGATGACCAAGAGATGTTCTGCGACATACGTTTAAGCATGCCCGGGCCAAGAATTTTTGCCTCATCAAACGGGGAATCTTTTGAAGCGGCTATGAGCGAAACCGTTCGTGATCTGCAAGATCAGCTAAAAAAAGTAAAAGAAAAGATGTCGGCTCACTAA
- a CDS encoding AI-2E family transporter, with translation MKSSEIANGILKAIAAVCGLVLLIFLIYELQSIVAYILISGIVALIGRPIVSIIQRHLRLPNMVAVILTMLILTALCAGVIALIIPLLTEQGKNLYLFDFGIIQNEFDKLYVMASEYFGTTKKVVEDLVEDATLDKTGVQTLGKDLVPSFFKSVLQVLDKIGIGLFSVLFISFFFLKDSNIIQRSILITVPDAHRMRTMRSLAKIKNLLSRYFVGLLLQLFVLFSLYSITLILVGLENAVLIAFMCALFNVIPYLGPMIGAIIMIMFTITSNPGLDFNSIILPKIGYVMIGVTIGQLIDNFFSQPIIFSNSVKSHPLEIFLVILAAGLLFGIVGMMVAVPVYTVLKVILKQVVSKNKIVTALTRGL, from the coding sequence ATGAAATCTTCTGAAATAGCCAATGGAATTTTAAAAGCAATAGCCGCAGTATGCGGTTTAGTATTGCTCATATTCCTAATTTATGAATTACAAAGTATTGTGGCCTATATACTCATATCAGGTATTGTAGCTTTAATTGGCCGGCCCATCGTTTCCATTATACAGAGACACCTAAGGCTACCCAATATGGTAGCTGTAATTCTTACGATGCTTATTTTAACCGCACTCTGTGCCGGCGTAATCGCTTTGATTATTCCACTTCTAACGGAACAGGGCAAAAACCTCTACCTCTTTGATTTTGGTATTATCCAAAACGAGTTTGATAAGCTCTATGTGATGGCAAGTGAGTACTTTGGCACTACTAAGAAGGTGGTGGAAGATTTGGTAGAAGATGCCACTCTGGACAAAACTGGCGTACAGACATTGGGCAAGGATTTAGTTCCGTCATTTTTTAAATCCGTTTTACAGGTTCTGGACAAAATTGGAATTGGCCTGTTCTCCGTTTTGTTCATCTCATTTTTCTTTCTGAAGGATAGTAACATCATACAACGCTCTATCCTTATCACCGTACCAGACGCCCATAGAATGCGGACTATGCGTTCTTTAGCGAAAATCAAGAATCTCTTATCCCGTTATTTTGTGGGGCTCTTACTGCAGCTATTCGTTCTCTTTTCACTGTATTCCATAACGCTGATTTTAGTAGGCTTGGAGAATGCCGTACTCATAGCATTTATGTGCGCTTTATTCAATGTTATTCCTTATTTAGGACCCATGATAGGTGCTATAATCATGATTATGTTTACCATAACAAGTAACCCCGGATTAGATTTTAACAGTATAATCTTACCTAAAATAGGGTATGTTATGATAGGTGTAACCATAGGCCAACTTATAGATAACTTCTTTTCTCAACCCATAATATTCAGTAACAGCGTAAAATCTCATCCGCTGGAAATATTTTTGGTAATCTTGGCAGCCGGCTTACTTTTTGGCATTGTAGGTATGATGGTAGCCGTACCCGTATATACGGTATTAAAGGTAATTTTAAAACAAGTGGTATCTAAAAATAAAATAGTTACAGCCCTAACTAGAGGGCTGTAA
- a CDS encoding DUF1328 family protein, which yields MLRWTVTFVILAIIAAIFGFGGIAAGAASIAKVLFFIFLILFVISLFTGKKAV from the coding sequence ATGTTACGTTGGACAGTCACTTTTGTAATACTGGCGATTATAGCCGCAATATTTGGATTTGGTGGAATTGCAGCTGGTGCTGCCAGTATAGCCAAAGTCCTATTCTTTATTTTTCTGATTCTTTTTGTGATTTCATTATTCACCGGAAAGAAAGCCGTATAA
- a CDS encoding response regulator translates to MNTKLLNIVLADDDEDDRMLFSEAIEEISIKTNLSLFNHGQELMDYLNSPDIVLPNLIFLDLNMPIKNGMQCLKEIRQNPNLKDLCIAIYSTSSSEKDVEETFLNGANIYLNKPNNFAKLQSSVERILQLNWQYHTSNLNKETFLFRI, encoded by the coding sequence ATGAACACCAAACTGTTGAACATAGTCTTGGCAGATGATGATGAAGATGACAGAATGCTCTTCAGCGAGGCCATTGAAGAAATTAGCATTAAGACTAATTTATCCCTTTTTAACCACGGTCAAGAATTGATGGACTATCTCAACTCGCCGGATATTGTTTTGCCAAACCTTATCTTCCTAGATTTAAACATGCCTATAAAAAATGGTATGCAGTGTCTTAAAGAGATACGGCAAAACCCAAACCTAAAAGACCTTTGCATAGCTATATATTCTACCTCATCTTCCGAAAAAGATGTGGAGGAAACATTTCTAAATGGAGCAAACATTTATCTGAATAAGCCCAATAATTTTGCTAAATTGCAATCTTCAGTAGAACGCATACTGCAATTAAATTGGCAATACCACACCTCTAACCTAAACAAAGAAACCTTTCTATTTCGCATATAG
- a CDS encoding helix-turn-helix domain-containing protein, with the protein MILYVKYDFNLACKTLLKEHLDALGIAYTLGGLGEVEIKGNLTEEKRTLLSNSLKKYGIQILDDQKTTLVERIKNAIDELLRNEELKSVKVSTYLADTLCYSYAHLSSLFSESTYTSIENYIILRKVDLAKELMCNTDYTLTEIAYQLNYSSVAHLSGQFKKTTGLTPSTFLRIMKKKMNPSD; encoded by the coding sequence ATGATTCTTTACGTAAAATATGATTTTAACCTGGCATGCAAGACTCTTTTAAAAGAACATCTTGACGCATTAGGTATTGCATATACATTAGGTGGACTTGGCGAAGTGGAAATAAAAGGAAACCTTACGGAAGAAAAACGCACTTTGCTTTCCAATTCCTTAAAGAAATATGGAATTCAGATTCTGGACGACCAGAAAACAACTTTAGTAGAGCGCATAAAAAATGCAATAGACGAACTCTTAAGAAATGAAGAACTAAAGTCCGTTAAGGTCTCAACCTATTTAGCGGATACGCTGTGCTACTCCTATGCTCATCTTTCATCTTTATTTTCTGAGAGCACCTACACTTCTATTGAAAATTATATTATCTTACGCAAGGTTGATTTAGCAAAAGAATTAATGTGCAATACGGATTACACGCTTACTGAAATTGCGTATCAATTAAATTATAGTAGTGTAGCCCATTTATCGGGCCAATTTAAGAAGACCACTGGGCTTACCCCAAGCACCTTTTTAAGAATCATGAAAAAGAAAATGAACCCCAGCGATTGA
- a CDS encoding SDR family oxidoreductase, which translates to MNITDKVIIITGASSGIGEATALKLSSEGAKVVLTARREERLEELKEKIESNGGTAMIVTGDVTKKSDYENLVKKTLSEYNTIDALINNAGLMPLSYVEKLKTDEWEKMVDVNIKGVLNGVAAVLPTMIENKGGNIINISSSAARNYFPGGAVYCATKSAVKMFSEGLRQELAPKYGINVTSIEPGAVSTELTDTITDEDIKETFKEMQKMTFLEAEDIAEAIYYTLVQPARANINDVFIMPTEQQK; encoded by the coding sequence ATGAATATAACTGATAAAGTAATTATAATAACAGGAGCATCAAGTGGAATAGGCGAAGCAACAGCCTTAAAATTATCCAGTGAAGGCGCCAAAGTGGTGCTAACCGCCAGAAGAGAAGAAAGGCTAGAGGAGCTAAAGGAAAAAATTGAAAGTAACGGAGGTACAGCTATGATTGTTACTGGTGACGTTACTAAAAAATCCGATTACGAAAATCTCGTCAAAAAAACACTTTCTGAATATAACACTATAGATGCCCTTATCAATAATGCGGGTCTAATGCCATTGTCCTATGTGGAAAAATTAAAGACAGATGAGTGGGAAAAGATGGTTGATGTAAATATTAAAGGTGTCTTGAACGGAGTAGCAGCAGTACTTCCTACCATGATTGAAAACAAGGGGGGTAATATTATCAACATATCTTCAAGTGCAGCACGTAATTATTTCCCCGGCGGTGCGGTGTACTGTGCAACCAAATCTGCCGTGAAGATGTTTTCCGAAGGTCTAAGACAGGAACTTGCCCCAAAATATGGCATTAATGTAACATCAATTGAACCGGGAGCCGTTTCTACCGAACTCACGGACACGATAACCGACGAGGATATAAAAGAGACGTTTAAGGAGATGCAAAAAATGACATTCTTGGAAGCGGAGGATATTGCCGAAGCTATTTACTACACCCTAGTACAACCGGCCAGAGCAAATATTAATGACGTATTTATCATGCCCACGGAGCAACAGAAATAA
- a CDS encoding SLC13 family permease, with protein MTWEITLMFCVLLVTVALFVFEIFPVDKIAFLIIVSLTLLGLVTPEEAISGFSNNATIAVLALMILAIALEENGVINWLTSGMGKVKGLPIYVMAPVFMFVTAGISAFISTTAVVIVFIKIVNQLSEKYNVSQSKLLLPISFAGILGGSCTLMGTSTNLIVNSVATDLGADKLGFFEFSILGLIFLAIAIIYLTLTLHWLPWGKGKNIDEDYHLNNYVTNVHINSDSQLVGKTIQESFLFENPDVSLLKLTRNNRVHNSPGKYITFKADDELLLLCDLENLSRINESENLSLNQEEYYAPLQDTELNDEDKPNEDELDHRVFAELLMLPGAQFLGKTLGQLRSLMMQDMVPIAIKKRKTLTKLNERLVRSSMNKLVLKVGDRLLLETSKDKLEWLGKMENVLLLQEFEKGNANSKSKRNFSLFILLLVIGLAASGVLSIMVSALTGVCILLVTKNLDLTTVYKKVNWQIFFLLAGMIPLGVAMHNSGADMYISEKLLGFLMDQPGYVVIGTLFFSTMILSAVISNNATAIIMTPISIAVAQGMQLDFKPFILAVMFAANFSFFTPVGYQTNTLIYSLGNYRFSHFLGIGGLLSLILAVVATFLLTNIL; from the coding sequence ATGACTTGGGAAATAACGTTAATGTTCTGCGTACTGCTGGTAACGGTGGCATTATTTGTATTTGAAATTTTTCCGGTAGACAAAATTGCTTTTCTAATTATTGTTTCACTAACCCTGCTAGGGCTGGTGACTCCAGAAGAAGCCATAAGCGGCTTTTCCAATAACGCCACTATTGCCGTGCTTGCTTTAATGATCTTGGCCATTGCCCTGGAAGAGAACGGCGTTATTAACTGGTTGACTTCTGGTATGGGAAAAGTTAAAGGCTTGCCCATTTACGTTATGGCCCCGGTATTTATGTTTGTTACGGCAGGCATTTCGGCATTTATAAGTACTACGGCCGTTGTTATTGTTTTTATAAAAATCGTAAATCAGCTTTCGGAGAAATACAATGTCTCCCAAAGTAAGCTATTATTGCCCATATCCTTTGCGGGTATACTGGGAGGTTCCTGTACCCTTATGGGCACCTCAACCAACCTTATCGTAAATTCAGTTGCAACAGATTTGGGTGCGGATAAATTGGGCTTTTTTGAATTCTCAATTTTAGGGTTGATTTTTCTAGCCATTGCTATTATCTACCTCACCCTAACCCTGCATTGGTTGCCTTGGGGAAAGGGTAAAAATATTGATGAGGATTACCATCTCAACAATTATGTAACCAATGTTCATATAAATTCGGATTCCCAATTGGTGGGAAAAACAATCCAAGAAAGTTTTCTTTTTGAAAACCCTGATGTTTCCCTTTTAAAATTGACCCGTAATAATAGAGTCCACAATTCACCGGGCAAATACATCACTTTTAAAGCGGATGATGAGCTGTTGTTGCTATGCGACTTGGAAAATTTATCGCGTATCAACGAGTCTGAAAATTTAAGTCTCAACCAAGAGGAATATTATGCCCCGTTACAGGACACAGAACTTAATGATGAGGACAAACCTAATGAAGATGAGCTGGACCACCGCGTATTTGCAGAGCTATTAATGCTCCCTGGCGCTCAATTTTTAGGAAAAACCTTGGGGCAACTCAGAAGTTTAATGATGCAGGATATGGTACCTATTGCCATCAAAAAGAGAAAAACCCTGACCAAGCTTAACGAAAGGTTGGTGCGTAGTAGCATGAACAAATTAGTTCTAAAAGTAGGGGACCGTTTACTTTTAGAAACATCAAAAGATAAACTGGAATGGTTGGGTAAAATGGAGAATGTACTATTGCTTCAGGAGTTTGAGAAAGGGAATGCCAACTCTAAAAGCAAACGTAATTTTTCTTTATTCATCCTGCTTTTGGTCATTGGTCTTGCAGCTTCTGGTGTACTATCCATTATGGTGAGCGCCCTTACAGGCGTTTGCATTTTACTAGTAACCAAAAACCTGGACCTTACTACGGTCTACAAAAAAGTAAATTGGCAGATTTTTTTCTTGTTGGCAGGAATGATTCCCTTAGGTGTTGCCATGCACAATAGTGGTGCCGATATGTACATCTCGGAAAAACTTTTGGGCTTCCTTATGGACCAGCCCGGCTATGTGGTCATTGGAACCTTGTTTTTTTCGACTATGATCTTAAGTGCCGTTATTAGCAATAATGCTACAGCCATTATAATGACCCCCATTTCAATAGCAGTAGCACAAGGCATGCAATTAGATTTTAAGCCGTTTATCCTGGCTGTGATGTTTGCTGCCAATTTTAGCTTTTTTACCCCTGTTGGTTATCAGACCAACACCCTAATATACAGTTTGGGCAACTACAGGTTCAGTCATTTTTTAGGAATAGGCGGCTTACTGAGTCTTATTCTAGCAGTAGTAGCCACGTTTTTATTAACCAATATATTATAA
- a CDS encoding DNA topoisomerase IB — translation MTTQTLLSQLLKTPELAIENLDLVYVDNKKMPISRLKKGKDFIYLHKQKPVTNKKELERITNLVIPPAWEDVKITHLANGHLQAVGKDLKSRKQYRYHPTWVKIRNQTKFYKMALFGKKLPEIRKQADKDLALRTWSKAKVVALVVKLMDETHIRIGNEQYAKRNKSYGLSTMRKKHIEIFKNNIKFEFVGKKGKKHSVTLRNKKLTRLITRCEEIPGWELFQYYDDDGDKQNIESSMVNEYLHDISGEFFTAKDFRTWAASVVFFDTLLDLAPVQTEKEIKKNLLIGFDAAAKALGNTRNVCRKYYVHPVLVTSYEDGSLKKWFDKTDKIDSKSAYFSTSEKVMLELFEQYTPKF, via the coding sequence ATGACAACTCAGACCCTATTAAGTCAATTGTTGAAAACTCCCGAATTGGCGATTGAAAATCTCGATTTGGTGTATGTTGACAATAAAAAAATGCCTATTTCTAGACTTAAAAAAGGGAAAGACTTTATATACCTACACAAACAAAAACCGGTAACGAACAAAAAAGAGCTAGAGCGCATTACCAATCTGGTCATACCGCCAGCATGGGAAGATGTAAAAATCACCCATCTTGCAAATGGTCACCTTCAAGCCGTAGGTAAAGATTTAAAAAGCAGAAAACAATACCGCTATCATCCCACTTGGGTGAAAATCAGAAACCAGACCAAGTTTTATAAAATGGCTTTGTTCGGCAAAAAACTACCCGAAATTAGAAAACAAGCGGATAAGGACCTGGCATTACGTACCTGGTCAAAAGCTAAGGTTGTTGCGCTTGTTGTAAAACTTATGGACGAAACCCATATTCGCATTGGCAATGAGCAATACGCCAAGCGTAACAAGTCTTATGGACTTTCTACCATGCGCAAAAAGCATATTGAAATTTTCAAGAACAATATTAAGTTTGAATTTGTTGGTAAAAAAGGTAAAAAGCACTCGGTTACCCTGCGTAACAAGAAATTAACCCGACTTATAACTCGTTGTGAAGAAATACCCGGCTGGGAACTTTTTCAGTATTATGATGACGATGGAGATAAGCAAAATATAGAAAGTTCTATGGTAAATGAATACCTACATGATATAAGTGGAGAGTTTTTTACCGCCAAAGATTTCAGGACATGGGCAGCTTCAGTTGTATTTTTTGACACGCTGTTGGACCTTGCTCCCGTACAGACCGAAAAAGAAATCAAGAAAAATCTGCTCATTGGTTTTGATGCTGCTGCCAAAGCGCTGGGCAATACCAGAAATGTGTGCCGCAAATATTATGTACACCCGGTCTTAGTTACTTCCTATGAAGATGGGTCATTAAAAAAATGGTTTGACAAGACTGATAAAATCGATTCTAAATCGGCCTATTTTTCTACTTCCGAAAAAGTTATGCTGGAGCTCTTTGAGCAGTACACGCCAAAATTTTAA